CGGCCGGGCAGTTCACCGCCCTGCTCGGGCACAGCGGCTCCGGCAAGTCCACGCTGCTGCGCGCGGTGGGCCGACTCGACCACGGGGTGGTCGGTTCCGGCAGCATCGACGTGCCCGGGCAGCACGCGGTGGTGTTCCAGGACGCCCGGCTGCTGCCTTGGGCCCGGGTGCTCGACAACGTGCTGCTGGGCCTGCCCGGACGCGAAGCCCGGGCCGCCGGGCGCACCCTGCTCGGCGAGGTTGGCCTGGCAGACAAGGAACGGGCCTGGCCCGGCACCCTGTCCGGCGGCGAGGCCCAACGCGCCGCCTTGGCACGGGCGTTGATCCGCGAGCCGGGCCTGCTGCTGCTGGACGAGCCCTTCGGGGCCCTGGACGCGCTGACCCGGATCCGGATGCACGCCCTGCTGGTCCGGCTGTGCGCGCGACACCGCCCCGCCGTCCTCCTGGTCACCCATGACGTGGACGAGGCACTGGTCCTCGCCGACCGGGTACTGGTGCTGACGGCCGGCCGGATCTCGTTGGACCTGGACCTGCACCAGGAGGGCCTGGATCCCGACCGCACCCGTGGCACCCCGGCCTTCGCCGGGCTGCGCCGCCGCCTGCTGTCCGAACTCGGTGTGCGTGAGCAGGGCACGCTCGCCGAGGCGTGCCACGCCTCCCTTGATGAACGGTCACCTCTTCAGAACAGTGGGAAGTGAGGATTCCGCCATGTCCATCGCCCGTCCGTTGAGCGCAGTCGCGCTGGCCGCAAGTCTTGCCGTCGGCCTGGCCTTCGCCGGGCCACCGCCCCGTGCCGAGGCGGCCACCGTTCTGCCGGTGGTCTCACCGACCCCGCAGTCCATCCAGGCCACCGGCTCCGATCTGGCGATTCCGGCCGAGGTCAAACTGCTCGCCCCGAGCGGGGCCGACCCGGCGGCGGTGGACGTGGTCACCGCTGCCCTGCGCTCCGCCGGGGCGAAGGTGACCACCGAAGCCACCCCGAGCAGCGCCGCCCTGACCGTCTCCGTCGGCGGACCGGCCGAGAACTCCTAC
The sequence above is a segment of the Kitasatospora sp. NBC_00240 genome. Coding sequences within it:
- a CDS encoding ABC transporter ATP-binding protein, which gives rise to MADHPGLTDGPATDGPAVRLRGLTRSFAGRTVLDGIDFDLPAGQFTALLGHSGSGKSTLLRAVGRLDHGVVGSGSIDVPGQHAVVFQDARLLPWARVLDNVLLGLPGREARAAGRTLLGEVGLADKERAWPGTLSGGEAQRAALARALIREPGLLLLDEPFGALDALTRIRMHALLVRLCARHRPAVLLVTHDVDEALVLADRVLVLTAGRISLDLDLHQEGLDPDRTRGTPAFAGLRRRLLSELGVREQGTLAEACHASLDERSPLQNSGK